A window of the Acidovorax sp. YS12 genome harbors these coding sequences:
- a CDS encoding succinylglutamate desuccinylase/aspartoacylase family protein — protein MTTPPSTPLAPSPTRAPAAVAHLTAACAAALLAACTSTPLPPWPTTPGTATAPRPAAPAPLPPRAQPGVVVAAPPASPGGVTINPLGTSAQPAPLAALPYGPAVAARFPDPMVRYQTPGLADNRSAYTTNAELAQWLRQLEIPATPGGTRLAVQELGLSQAGTPILGLVATRAQGADAASLEAQGHPTVVLVGQQHGDEPAGSEALLVLARELAPGGLLEPLLERLNVILVPRANPDGAERGQRTTANGVDMNRDHLLLATPEARALAVLVRNYRPVAVIDAHEYTVTGRFLQKFNAIQRYDALLQYATTANLPEFVTKAAHEWYYTPMTDALRAQKLSSDWYYTTSTDPQDLRVSMGGVQPDTGRNVNGLKNTVSLLVETRGVGIGRAHLQRRVHTQVTAMASALRSTAERAQSLAQVRSFVARDISAQACRGEVTIEAGPTPGQHELLMLDPVTGADRSVQVQWNSALTLRPLKTRARPCGYWLAASAGPAVERLQLLGLQVLRVAEAGSVLADTYTETSSSTGVREDVRGSVAGGGDIVRVEVGATRAAIDVPAGSYYVPLNQPLANLAVAALEPDTQNSYFANRLIHQLGDAARVMASPSLVFEEQD, from the coding sequence ATGACGACTCCGCCCTCCACCCCCCTCGCACCCTCGCCCACACGCGCTCCGGCCGCCGTGGCGCATCTCACCGCGGCGTGTGCCGCGGCCCTGCTGGCCGCCTGCACCAGTACCCCGCTGCCGCCCTGGCCCACCACGCCGGGCACAGCCACCGCGCCGCGCCCGGCGGCACCGGCACCCCTGCCGCCCCGGGCCCAGCCAGGCGTGGTGGTGGCTGCGCCGCCGGCCAGCCCCGGCGGCGTCACCATCAACCCGCTGGGAACGTCGGCCCAGCCCGCCCCGCTGGCGGCCCTGCCCTACGGGCCCGCCGTGGCCGCGCGCTTCCCGGACCCGATGGTGCGCTACCAGACCCCGGGCCTGGCCGACAACCGCAGCGCCTACACCACGAATGCCGAGCTGGCGCAATGGCTGCGCCAGCTCGAAATCCCCGCCACCCCCGGCGGCACGCGCCTGGCCGTGCAGGAGCTGGGCCTGTCGCAGGCGGGCACCCCCATCCTCGGCCTGGTCGCCACGCGCGCCCAGGGCGCGGACGCCGCCAGCCTAGAGGCCCAGGGCCACCCGACGGTGGTGCTCGTGGGCCAGCAGCATGGCGACGAGCCCGCCGGCAGCGAGGCGCTGCTGGTCCTGGCGCGCGAGCTGGCGCCCGGCGGCCTGCTGGAGCCGCTGCTCGAACGCCTCAACGTCATCCTCGTGCCGCGCGCCAACCCCGACGGGGCCGAGCGCGGCCAGCGCACCACGGCCAACGGCGTGGACATGAACCGCGACCACCTGCTGCTGGCCACGCCCGAGGCGCGCGCGCTGGCGGTGCTGGTGCGCAACTACCGCCCCGTGGCCGTGATCGATGCGCACGAGTACACCGTCACGGGCCGGTTCCTGCAGAAGTTCAACGCCATCCAGCGCTACGACGCGCTGCTGCAGTACGCCACCACGGCCAACCTGCCCGAGTTCGTCACCAAGGCCGCGCACGAGTGGTACTACACCCCGATGACCGACGCCCTGCGCGCCCAGAAACTGAGCAGCGACTGGTACTACACCACCTCCACCGACCCGCAGGACCTGCGCGTGTCCATGGGCGGCGTGCAGCCCGACACCGGGCGCAACGTCAACGGCCTGAAGAACACCGTGAGCCTGCTCGTGGAGACGCGCGGCGTGGGCATTGGCCGCGCGCACCTGCAGCGCCGCGTGCACACCCAGGTCACGGCCATGGCCAGCGCGCTGCGCAGCACGGCCGAGCGTGCCCAGAGCCTGGCGCAGGTGCGCTCGTTCGTGGCGCGCGACATCAGCGCCCAGGCCTGCCGGGGCGAGGTCACCATCGAGGCCGGCCCCACGCCCGGCCAGCATGAGCTGCTGATGCTCGACCCCGTGACCGGCGCCGACCGCAGCGTGCAGGTGCAGTGGAATTCCGCCCTCACCCTGCGCCCGCTCAAGACCCGCGCGCGCCCCTGCGGCTACTGGCTGGCGGCCAGCGCCGGCCCCGCCGTGGAGCGCCTGCAACTGCTGGGCCTGCAGGTGCTGCGCGTGGCCGAGGCCGGCTCGGTGCTGGCCGACACCTACACCGAGACCAGCAGCAGCACCGGCGTGCGCGAGGACGTGCGCGGCAGCGTGGCCGGTGGCGGCGACATCGTGCGCGTGGAGGTCGGCGCCACGCGCGCCGCCATCGACGTGCCTGCCGGCAGCTACTACGTTCCGCTGAACCAGCCGCTGGCCAACCTGGCCGTGGCGGCGCTGGAGCCCGACACGCAGAACAGCTACTTCGCCAACCGGCTCATCCACCAGCTGGGCGATGCCGCGCGCGTGATGGCATCGCCGTCACTGGTGTTCGAGGAACAGGATTAA
- a CDS encoding DEAD/DEAH box helicase — MTFDELKLAPAILKAVQEQGYAQPTPIQAQAIPLVLAGHDLLAGAQTGTGKTAAFTLPLLQRLAEGQAPRSQFGGKGIRALVLTPTRELAAQVEESVRDYGKYLDLNSTVIFGGVGMNPQIERIKRGVDVLVATPGRLLDLQQQGFMDLSSVEVLVLDEADRMLDMGFIHDVKKVLALLPRTKQSLLFSATFSDEIRELAGNLLKDPQSIQVTPRNTTVQRISQVIHPVGRGKKKQVLLHIIQQHDWSQVLVFTRTKFGANNVADYLTKNGVTAMALHGNKSQSARTQALAGFKSGEIRALVATDIAARGIDIDDLPHVVNYEIPNVPEDYVHRIGRTGRAGKEGQAVSLVCMDEEGFMMEIERFTKQEIPVQILEGFGPEEGEKAEPIAMGRQTIWGGAGKPPSRDVMQAAAKAARQEMMERIRTSKTAQKERGGKAGGEAGQGGERGERASQGQRQGPRQAQGGPRSNAQGPAGQNQGRGRSGGGARGGRGGNGRSQGERPPRDDDFDDHRQPRADAHLGTQFGHPKPARHSTPGGGQPDPMRTSVDSMANRGGRGGGGGFRGGFGGGGGGGRGGRGGYGR, encoded by the coding sequence ATGACATTCGACGAACTGAAGCTGGCTCCGGCCATTCTCAAGGCCGTGCAAGAACAGGGCTATGCCCAGCCGACGCCGATCCAGGCCCAGGCCATTCCGCTGGTGCTCGCCGGCCACGACCTGCTGGCCGGCGCACAGACCGGCACCGGCAAGACTGCCGCCTTCACGCTGCCGCTGCTGCAGCGCCTGGCCGAAGGCCAGGCCCCGCGCAGCCAATTCGGCGGCAAGGGCATCCGCGCCCTGGTGCTGACGCCCACGCGCGAACTCGCGGCGCAGGTCGAGGAGTCCGTGCGCGACTACGGCAAGTACCTCGACCTGAACTCCACCGTGATCTTCGGCGGCGTGGGCATGAACCCGCAGATCGAGCGCATCAAGCGCGGCGTGGACGTGCTCGTGGCCACCCCCGGGCGCCTGCTGGACCTGCAGCAGCAGGGCTTCATGGACCTGTCCAGCGTCGAGGTGCTGGTGCTCGACGAAGCCGACCGCATGCTCGACATGGGCTTCATCCACGACGTGAAGAAGGTGCTGGCGCTGCTGCCGCGCACCAAGCAGAGCCTGCTGTTCTCGGCCACGTTCAGCGACGAGATCCGCGAGCTGGCGGGCAACCTGCTCAAGGACCCGCAAAGCATCCAGGTCACGCCGCGCAACACCACGGTGCAGCGCATCAGCCAGGTCATCCACCCCGTGGGCCGCGGCAAGAAGAAGCAGGTGCTGCTGCACATCATCCAGCAGCACGACTGGAGCCAGGTGCTGGTGTTCACGCGCACCAAGTTCGGCGCCAACAACGTGGCCGACTACCTGACCAAGAACGGCGTCACCGCCATGGCACTGCACGGCAACAAGAGCCAGAGCGCGCGCACCCAGGCGCTGGCCGGCTTCAAGAGCGGCGAGATCCGCGCCCTGGTGGCCACCGACATCGCCGCGCGCGGCATCGACATCGACGACCTGCCGCACGTCGTGAACTACGAGATCCCCAACGTCCCCGAGGACTACGTGCACCGCATCGGCCGCACCGGCCGCGCCGGCAAGGAAGGCCAGGCCGTGAGCCTGGTGTGCATGGACGAGGAAGGCTTCATGATGGAGATCGAGCGCTTCACCAAGCAGGAGATCCCGGTGCAGATCCTCGAAGGCTTCGGCCCCGAGGAAGGCGAGAAGGCCGAGCCCATCGCCATGGGCCGCCAGACCATCTGGGGCGGCGCCGGCAAGCCGCCGAGCCGCGACGTCATGCAGGCCGCCGCCAAGGCCGCGCGCCAGGAAATGATGGAACGCATCCGCACCAGCAAGACGGCCCAGAAGGAGCGCGGCGGCAAGGCCGGCGGCGAAGCCGGCCAGGGCGGTGAACGCGGCGAGCGCGCCAGCCAGGGCCAGCGCCAGGGGCCGCGCCAGGCACAGGGCGGCCCGCGCAGCAACGCACAGGGCCCGGCAGGCCAGAACCAGGGCCGGGGCCGCAGCGGCGGCGGCGCACGCGGCGGCCGTGGCGGCAACGGGCGCAGCCAGGGCGAGCGCCCGCCGCGCGACGACGACTTCGACGACCACCGCCAGCCGCGCGCCGACGCCCACCTGGGCACCCAGTTCGGCCATCCCAAGCCCGCGCGCCACTCCACGCCCGGCGGCGGCCAGCCCGACCCGATGCGCACCAGCGTGGACAGCATGGCCAACCGTGGCGGACGCGGCGGTGGCGGCGGCTTCCGTGGCGGCTTCGGTGGTGGTGGTGGCGGCGGACGCGGCGGACGCGGCGGCTACGGACGCTGA
- the hrpA gene encoding ATP-dependent RNA helicase HrpA yields the protein MPLSITFPESLPVSARRDEIAEAMRKHQVIIVCGETGSGKTTQLPKIALALGRGRRNAPEGQKGRLIGHTQPRRIAASSVAKRIAEELKTPLGEVVGYKVRFQDTLQKGASVKLMTDGILLAETQTDPLLKAYDTLIIDEAHERSLNIDFLLGYLKQILPQRPDLKVVVTSATIDAERFARHFAGQSGPAPVIMVSGRTYPVEMRYHPFEEKKDYDLNDAIADGVDELWQGGRGGDILVFLPGEREIREAADHLRKHLQHSPVLRSSEVLPLFSRLSQAEQDRIFDGHTGRRIVLATNVAETSLTVPGIRYVIDAGTARVKRYSFRSKVEQLLVEPISQAAANQRAGRCGRVAHGICIRLYGEDDFNQRDRFTDPEILRSSLAGVILRMKALGLGDVVNFPFLEAPSGRAIADGYQLLQELGAVDERGNLLPMGQELSRLPLDPRVGRMILEARARGAVAEVLVIASALSVQDVRDRPLEAQQQADQQHAKFDDDKSEFSGYLRLWQWLHDARGGKVVAMSRKEMAAHSAPAQRQNARQTAFLPVAQRGSGAQAPQAPEQRPAAFHPAGTAPEPDATHKLSNRQWEQLLRQNFINIRRVREWRDIHSQLLTVVREHRWQVNTQPASYEAVHLSMLSGLLGNIGFKGEESEAYLGAHGIRFHPHPGAHLGKKPGRWIVAAEQVETSRLYGRGIAAIEPQWLEEVGGHLLKKQLLDPHWSKKQADVVAYERATLYGLVVYNGRGVSYGRIDPHEARQLFIRRALVEGEWETHWPFLAANHKLVRKVEELEHKSRRQDVLVDDELIYAFYDQHIPEGIYSGATFDKWFRPASKADAGLLLLKRDELMRHEAAGITTEKFPRTVKLGGADCSAAYLHSPGDARDGLTVTVPLFVLNQVSEERAEWLVPGMLKDKIQALLKSLPQRPRSRFVPLPENAARLAALFTADGRWAEATGKAGLIDTLLKQVRDETSLDVKRADFKPDMLSPHLFMNFRVTDEHGRQLGQGRNLAALKAEWGSKARGAFQALASLKIAGSAQPATDSDKKQQKNSQEQAPAAPEKRAQATPPAVAPHDARYTEWRFGELPELMEIKKGGQTLLGFPALIDHGEAVAIEVFDEPEVAAARHRVGLRRLFALQIKDALKYLEKNIPDLQRMAVAYMPLGTQEELRAQIIAVAMDRAFLQDPLPATEDAFKQRVQEGRGRLTLIANEVARMAGAILQEYAAAQRKIKDTKNAPEATRDAGEQLQKLMPKNFIAQAPWAQLQHYARYLKAIGVRLDKYRADPARDAAKLKELQPLEQRYGRLLAERKGQQDARLQEYRWMLEELRVSFFAQELRTPYPVSTKRLDKVWQQLQH from the coding sequence GTGCCCCTGTCCATCACTTTCCCCGAATCCCTTCCCGTTTCCGCCCGGCGCGACGAAATCGCCGAGGCGATGCGAAAACACCAGGTCATCATCGTCTGCGGTGAAACCGGCTCCGGCAAGACCACGCAACTGCCCAAGATCGCCCTTGCCTTGGGGCGTGGCCGCCGCAATGCGCCCGAGGGGCAGAAGGGCCGCCTCATCGGCCACACGCAGCCGCGCCGCATTGCCGCCAGCAGCGTGGCCAAGCGCATCGCCGAGGAGCTGAAGACGCCGCTGGGCGAGGTGGTGGGCTACAAGGTGCGCTTCCAGGACACGCTGCAAAAGGGCGCCTCGGTCAAGCTGATGACAGACGGCATCCTGCTGGCCGAGACGCAGACCGACCCGCTACTCAAGGCCTACGACACGCTCATCATCGACGAGGCGCACGAGCGCAGCCTGAACATCGATTTCCTGCTGGGCTACCTCAAGCAGATCCTGCCCCAGCGGCCCGACCTGAAGGTGGTGGTGACCTCGGCCACCATCGACGCGGAGCGCTTCGCCAGGCACTTCGCGGGCCAAAGCGGCCCCGCGCCAGTCATCATGGTCTCGGGCCGCACCTACCCGGTGGAGATGCGCTACCACCCGTTCGAGGAAAAGAAGGACTACGACCTGAACGACGCCATCGCCGACGGTGTGGACGAACTCTGGCAGGGCGGGCGGGGCGGCGACATCCTGGTCTTCCTGCCCGGCGAGCGCGAGATCCGCGAGGCGGCGGACCACCTGCGCAAGCATTTGCAGCATTCGCCCGTGCTGCGGAGCAGCGAGGTGCTGCCGCTGTTCTCGCGCCTGTCGCAGGCGGAGCAGGACCGCATCTTCGACGGCCACACCGGCCGGCGCATCGTGCTGGCCACCAACGTGGCGGAAACATCGCTCACCGTTCCTGGCATTCGTTATGTGATCGATGCAGGTACGGCGCGCGTCAAGCGCTATTCCTTCCGCAGCAAGGTGGAGCAACTGCTGGTCGAGCCCATCAGCCAGGCGGCGGCCAACCAGCGCGCCGGGCGCTGCGGGCGCGTGGCCCACGGCATCTGCATCCGCCTCTACGGCGAGGACGATTTCAACCAGCGCGACCGCTTCACCGACCCCGAGATCCTGCGTTCATCGCTGGCCGGCGTCATCCTGCGCATGAAGGCGCTGGGCCTGGGCGACGTGGTGAACTTCCCGTTCCTCGAAGCGCCCTCGGGCCGCGCCATCGCCGACGGCTACCAACTGCTGCAGGAGCTGGGCGCGGTCGATGAGCGCGGCAATCTGCTGCCCATGGGCCAGGAGCTGTCGCGCCTGCCGCTGGACCCGCGCGTGGGCCGCATGATCCTGGAGGCGCGCGCGCGCGGCGCGGTGGCCGAGGTGCTGGTGATCGCCTCGGCCCTGTCGGTGCAGGACGTGCGCGACCGGCCGCTGGAGGCGCAGCAGCAGGCCGACCAGCAGCACGCCAAGTTCGACGACGACAAGAGCGAGTTCTCGGGCTACCTGCGCCTGTGGCAGTGGCTGCACGACGCGCGCGGCGGCAAGGTGGTGGCCATGAGCCGCAAGGAAATGGCCGCGCACAGCGCCCCGGCGCAGCGCCAGAACGCGCGCCAGACGGCCTTCCTGCCCGTGGCCCAGCGCGGCAGCGGCGCCCAGGCGCCGCAGGCGCCGGAGCAGCGGCCCGCAGCCTTTCACCCCGCCGGCACGGCGCCCGAGCCCGACGCCACGCACAAGCTCAGCAACCGCCAGTGGGAGCAGCTGCTGCGGCAGAACTTCATCAACATCCGCCGCGTGCGCGAGTGGCGCGACATCCACTCGCAGCTGCTCACCGTGGTCAGGGAGCACCGCTGGCAGGTCAACACCCAGCCCGCCAGCTACGAGGCGGTGCACCTGTCCATGCTCTCGGGCCTGCTGGGCAACATCGGCTTCAAGGGCGAGGAGAGCGAGGCCTACCTGGGCGCGCACGGCATCCGCTTCCACCCGCACCCCGGCGCGCACCTGGGCAAGAAGCCCGGGCGCTGGATCGTCGCGGCCGAGCAGGTCGAGACCTCGCGCCTCTACGGCCGGGGCATCGCCGCCATCGAGCCCCAGTGGCTGGAGGAGGTGGGCGGCCATCTGCTGAAGAAGCAGCTGCTCGACCCGCACTGGTCCAAGAAGCAGGCCGACGTGGTGGCCTACGAGCGCGCCACGCTGTACGGCCTGGTGGTCTACAACGGGCGCGGCGTGAGCTACGGCCGCATCGACCCGCACGAGGCGCGCCAGCTCTTCATCCGCCGCGCGCTGGTCGAGGGCGAGTGGGAGACGCACTGGCCCTTCCTCGCCGCCAACCACAAGCTGGTGCGCAAGGTGGAGGAGCTGGAGCACAAGAGCCGCCGCCAGGACGTGCTGGTGGACGACGAACTGATCTACGCCTTCTACGACCAGCACATTCCCGAGGGCATCTACAGCGGCGCCACCTTCGACAAGTGGTTCCGCCCCGCCAGCAAGGCCGATGCCGGCCTGCTGCTGCTCAAGCGCGACGAGCTGATGCGCCACGAGGCGGCGGGCATCACCACCGAGAAGTTCCCCAGGACCGTCAAGCTCGGCGGCGCTGACTGCTCGGCCGCCTACCTGCACAGCCCGGGCGACGCGCGCGATGGGCTGACCGTCACGGTGCCGCTGTTCGTGCTCAACCAGGTGAGCGAGGAGCGCGCCGAATGGCTCGTGCCCGGCATGCTCAAGGACAAGATCCAGGCGCTCCTGAAAAGCCTGCCGCAGCGCCCGCGCAGCCGCTTCGTGCCGCTGCCCGAGAACGCCGCGCGCCTGGCCGCGCTGTTCACCGCGGACGGGCGCTGGGCCGAGGCCACCGGCAAGGCTGGGCTGATCGACACGCTGCTCAAGCAGGTGCGCGATGAAACCTCGCTCGACGTGAAGCGCGCCGACTTCAAGCCCGACATGCTCAGCCCGCACCTGTTCATGAACTTCCGCGTGACCGACGAGCACGGCCGCCAGCTCGGACAGGGGCGCAACCTGGCTGCGCTCAAGGCCGAATGGGGCAGCAAGGCGCGCGGCGCCTTCCAGGCGCTTGCTTCATTAAAGATAGCTGGCAGCGCACAGCCAGCAACGGATTCGGATAAAAAACAGCAGAAAAACAGCCAGGAACAAGCGCCAGCAGCTCCTGAAAAGAGAGCGCAGGCCACACCGCCCGCCGTGGCCCCGCACGACGCGCGCTACACCGAATGGCGCTTTGGCGAGCTGCCCGAGCTGATGGAAATCAAGAAGGGCGGCCAGACGCTGCTTGGTTTTCCGGCGCTCATCGACCACGGCGAGGCCGTGGCCATCGAGGTGTTCGACGAACCCGAGGTGGCCGCCGCCCGCCACCGCGTGGGCCTGCGCCGCCTGTTCGCGCTGCAGATCAAGGACGCGCTCAAGTACCTGGAAAAAAACATTCCCGACCTGCAGAGGATGGCCGTGGCCTACATGCCGCTGGGCACGCAGGAGGAGCTGCGCGCGCAGATCATCGCCGTAGCCATGGACCGCGCCTTCCTGCAGGACCCCTTGCCCGCCACCGAGGACGCCTTCAAGCAGCGCGTGCAGGAGGGCCGCGGCCGCCTGACGCTGATCGCCAACGAGGTGGCGCGCATGGCCGGCGCCATCCTGCAGGAATACGCCGCCGCGCAGCGCAAGATCAAGGACACCAAAAACGCTCCCGAAGCCACGCGGGACGCGGGCGAGCAGCTACAAAAGCTGATGCCAAAGAACTTCATCGCCCAGGCCCCCTGGGCGCAGTTGCAGCACTACGCGCGCTACCTCAAGGCCATCGGCGTGCGCCTGGACAAGTACCGCGCCGACCCGGCGCGCGACGCCGCCAAGCTCAAGGAGCTGCAGCCGCTGGAGCAGCGCTACGGGCGCCTGCTGGCCGAGCGCAAGGGCCAGCAGGACGCGCGCCTGCAGGAATACCGCTGGATGCTGGAGGAGCTGCGCGTGAGCTTCTTCGCGCAGGAGCTGCGCACGCCGTACCCGGTCAGCACCAAGCGGCTCGACAAGGTGTGGCAGCAGTTGCAGCACTGA
- a CDS encoding long-chain fatty acid--CoA ligase, which translates to MQPPHLAHWPSHLPQSITVPATALPDNLDTSARRYPDKAALVFFGRQVPYRELAHTAERLAAYLHSVGVRQGDRVILLMQNLPQLVAGHFAILRANAVVVPVNPMNLAEELKHYITDGEVKVAIASADLGAELAKASNALPPGQRLAHLLVTQPGEYLPPPGQGDAIPAAWQAWLTAQHPLPALDGGATAAWQDALACTTPMPPLTVGPQDLSVLPYTSGTTGLPKGCMHTHRSIMHNAVASALWGQGSSENVTLTVIPMFHITGMVSVMHASIYLGATMVLMPRWDRELAGQLISRYQVTNWTNIPTMVIDLFASPNFRQFDLHSLAYIGGGGAAMPQAVAQRLLDEYGLTYQEGYGLTETAAPSHNNPAQHSKQQCLGMPFIGTESFIAHPDTLEPMPQGEQGEIVVSGPQVFSGYWRNEGATRAAFFERGGKRFFRTGDLGWMDAEGYFFITDRLKRMINASGFKVWPAEVEALMFRHPAIQEACVVSAKDAYRGETVKAVVVLRPSHKGQVSEEDVIAWCRENMAAYKVPRIVEFADALPKSGSGKVMWRLLQDAEK; encoded by the coding sequence ATGCAGCCACCCCATCTCGCCCATTGGCCCAGCCATCTGCCCCAGTCCATCACGGTGCCTGCCACCGCGCTGCCGGACAACCTCGACACCAGCGCGCGCCGCTACCCCGACAAGGCGGCGCTGGTGTTCTTCGGCCGGCAGGTGCCGTACCGCGAGCTGGCGCACACGGCAGAGCGCCTGGCCGCCTACCTGCACAGCGTGGGCGTGCGCCAGGGCGACCGCGTCATCCTGCTGATGCAGAACCTGCCGCAACTGGTGGCGGGGCACTTCGCCATCCTGCGTGCCAATGCCGTGGTGGTGCCGGTGAATCCCATGAACCTGGCCGAGGAGCTGAAACACTACATCACCGACGGCGAGGTGAAAGTGGCCATCGCCAGCGCAGACCTGGGCGCCGAGCTGGCCAAGGCCAGCAACGCCCTGCCGCCCGGCCAGCGCCTGGCGCACCTGCTGGTCACGCAGCCCGGCGAGTACCTGCCGCCGCCAGGGCAGGGCGACGCCATTCCGGCCGCCTGGCAGGCGTGGCTGACCGCGCAGCACCCGCTGCCTGCGCTGGATGGCGGCGCCACGGCGGCGTGGCAGGACGCGCTGGCCTGCACCACCCCCATGCCGCCGCTCACGGTGGGGCCGCAGGACCTGAGCGTGCTGCCCTACACCAGCGGCACCACGGGCCTGCCCAAGGGCTGCATGCACACGCACCGCAGCATCATGCACAACGCCGTGGCCTCGGCGCTGTGGGGCCAGGGCAGCAGCGAGAACGTGACGCTGACCGTCATCCCCATGTTCCACATCACCGGCATGGTGTCGGTAATGCATGCCAGCATCTACCTGGGCGCCACCATGGTGCTGATGCCGCGCTGGGACCGCGAGCTGGCCGGGCAACTGATCTCGCGCTACCAGGTGACGAACTGGACCAACATCCCGACGATGGTGATCGACCTGTTCGCCAGTCCGAACTTCCGCCAGTTCGACCTGCACAGCCTGGCCTACATCGGCGGCGGCGGCGCAGCCATGCCGCAGGCGGTGGCGCAGCGCCTGCTGGATGAATATGGCCTGACCTACCAGGAGGGCTACGGCCTGACCGAAACCGCCGCGCCCTCGCACAACAACCCGGCGCAGCACAGCAAGCAGCAGTGCCTGGGCATGCCGTTCATCGGCACCGAGTCGTTCATTGCCCACCCCGACACGCTGGAGCCCATGCCCCAGGGCGAGCAGGGCGAGATCGTGGTGAGCGGGCCGCAGGTGTTCTCGGGCTACTGGCGCAACGAGGGCGCCACGCGCGCCGCGTTCTTCGAGCGCGGCGGCAAGCGCTTCTTTCGCACCGGCGATCTGGGCTGGATGGACGCAGAGGGCTACTTCTTCATCACCGACCGCCTCAAGCGCATGATCAACGCCAGCGGCTTCAAGGTCTGGCCGGCCGAAGTGGAGGCGCTGATGTTCCGCCACCCCGCCATCCAGGAGGCCTGCGTGGTCTCCGCCAAGGACGCCTACCGCGGCGAAACCGTCAAGGCCGTGGTGGTGCTGCGCCCGTCGCACAAGGGCCAGGTGAGCGAGGAGGACGTCATCGCCTGGTGCCGCGAGAACATGGCGGCGTACAAGGTGCCGCGCATCGTCGAGTTCGCCGACGCGCTGCCCAAGAGCGGCAGCGGCAAGGTCATGTGGCGGCTGCTGCAGGACGCGGAGAAATAA